One window of Mangrovibacterium diazotrophicum genomic DNA carries:
- a CDS encoding type I restriction-modification system subunit M, whose translation MAIKKSELYSTLWKSCDELRGGMDASQYKDYVLVVLFVKYISDKYKNDADSMIEIPEGCSFDDFVSLKGKSNIGEELNKKMAALAEANNLTGVINVADFCDEQKLGKGKDLVDTVSNLIGIFQSSGLDFGKNRANDDDLMGDAYEYLMKHFASESGKSKGQFYTPAEVSRIMAKVIGLQNSQSVSTTIYDPACGSGSLLLRALAETPNGATLYGQEKDSATVGLAKMNMILHGEDLADIKQGDTINNPQHKSTTDSNALETFDFVVANPPFSTKSWLKSALEEDVYGRWNTGTIGVPPEKNGDYAFLLHIVRTLNNRTGQGACILPHGVLFRGNAEATIRKYIIEKGFIKGIIGLPANLFYGTGIPACIIVLDKKDAPNRKGIFMIDAKGGYAKDGPKNRLREQDVRKIVDTWEAQKPISHFARFVGKEEIVRNDYNLNLPRYIESEDSEILQDIEAHLKGGLPKHDIDQLQHYWDACPVLKDALFLPHADRNGYYSLKCTKEQIRETIQLHPDFVEQDESYKAHFKQWKEQVSPMLYGLNAESKPKSLIQELGDLILEAFASDNFLVDAYDVYEQLMTYWNETMQDDAYLIIADGWKANLYTPQPAAKKDKDGNLKPVKVKKATTPNEVVCDLLPVSVVIDEYFADMKALILAAEEKIAESETALSELLEEEVENYLDSSNFANDTINDGNVKKRMKELKGKASAKEDIKVLEQYMELKEDISDGKRVLKALKYELLEMLIAKYRQLTETETKQLVVEKKWFATLAARLDSEMLQISQNLTTRVSELAERYEQTLSAIDTDIVDLEKKVKKHLALMGFEL comes from the coding sequence ATGGCTATTAAAAAATCAGAGTTATACAGCACTCTTTGGAAAAGCTGTGATGAATTGCGTGGAGGAATGGATGCCAGTCAGTACAAGGATTATGTGCTAGTGGTTCTGTTTGTAAAATATATTAGCGACAAATATAAAAACGACGCTGATTCTATGATCGAGATACCTGAAGGTTGCTCTTTTGATGACTTTGTCTCACTCAAAGGTAAATCGAACATCGGAGAAGAATTAAACAAGAAAATGGCGGCGTTGGCTGAAGCCAACAACTTGACTGGGGTTATTAACGTCGCTGATTTCTGCGACGAACAAAAACTAGGCAAAGGCAAAGACCTGGTGGACACTGTAAGTAATCTGATTGGTATCTTTCAATCGTCGGGACTGGATTTCGGGAAAAACCGAGCCAACGACGACGACCTGATGGGTGATGCCTATGAATACTTGATGAAACACTTCGCCAGCGAAAGTGGAAAAAGCAAAGGTCAGTTTTATACACCGGCCGAGGTAAGCCGAATTATGGCCAAAGTAATTGGCTTACAAAATTCTCAAAGTGTATCGACTACCATTTACGACCCGGCTTGCGGATCGGGCTCGCTGCTGCTCCGGGCACTGGCTGAGACACCCAACGGCGCGACCTTATATGGACAAGAGAAAGACAGTGCCACGGTGGGTCTGGCAAAAATGAACATGATTTTGCATGGTGAGGATTTGGCCGACATTAAACAAGGTGATACAATTAATAATCCACAACATAAATCAACAACCGACAGCAATGCATTGGAGACTTTTGATTTTGTAGTTGCCAATCCCCCATTCTCGACTAAGTCGTGGCTGAAGAGTGCGCTGGAAGAAGATGTTTACGGACGGTGGAACACAGGTACTATTGGCGTTCCTCCAGAAAAGAATGGCGATTATGCTTTTCTACTGCATATCGTCCGCACCTTGAATAACAGAACAGGACAAGGTGCCTGCATTTTGCCCCACGGGGTTCTGTTCCGCGGTAATGCTGAAGCGACCATTCGCAAATACATTATTGAAAAGGGATTTATCAAAGGTATTATCGGCTTACCCGCGAACTTGTTTTATGGCACCGGTATCCCTGCTTGCATAATTGTACTCGATAAAAAGGATGCCCCCAACCGGAAAGGTATTTTCATGATTGATGCCAAAGGCGGATATGCCAAGGATGGACCGAAAAACCGCTTGCGCGAACAGGATGTAAGGAAAATTGTAGATACATGGGAAGCACAGAAGCCTATTTCTCATTTTGCGCGTTTTGTAGGGAAAGAAGAAATTGTGCGCAACGACTACAATCTGAACCTGCCCCGCTACATTGAATCGGAAGACTCCGAGATTTTGCAGGATATTGAAGCGCACCTCAAGGGAGGATTGCCCAAGCACGATATTGACCAGTTGCAACATTACTGGGACGCCTGCCCGGTATTGAAAGATGCCTTATTTCTACCTCATGCAGATAGAAATGGTTATTACAGTCTGAAATGCACAAAAGAACAGATTCGGGAAACCATACAACTACACCCCGATTTTGTGGAACAGGACGAAAGCTACAAAGCCCATTTCAAACAATGGAAAGAGCAGGTTTCGCCAATGCTTTATGGGCTGAATGCCGAAAGCAAACCAAAGAGCCTGATTCAGGAACTAGGGGACCTTATATTGGAAGCGTTCGCCAGCGACAACTTTCTGGTTGACGCCTACGACGTGTACGAGCAATTGATGACTTACTGGAACGAGACCATGCAGGACGATGCCTATCTGATTATTGCAGACGGTTGGAAAGCCAATCTTTACACGCCACAACCTGCTGCAAAAAAAGATAAAGATGGAAACCTGAAGCCGGTGAAAGTGAAAAAAGCGACTACTCCCAACGAGGTGGTATGCGACCTCCTACCCGTTTCGGTGGTGATTGACGAATATTTTGCCGATATGAAGGCGTTGATATTGGCAGCCGAAGAAAAGATTGCAGAGAGTGAAACAGCTTTGAGTGAATTGCTGGAAGAAGAAGTCGAAAACTATCTCGACAGCTCCAATTTTGCTAACGACACCATTAACGATGGCAATGTAAAAAAGCGAATGAAAGAATTGAAAGGTAAAGCCAGCGCCAAAGAGGATATAAAAGTTCTGGAACAATACATGGAACTGAAAGAAGATATTTCGGATGGCAAACGGGTACTAAAAGCACTGAAATACGAATTGCTTGAAATGCTGATTGCGAAATACAGGCAACTCACAGAAACGGAAACCAAGCAACTGGTGGTTGAGAAAAAATGGTTCGCCACTTTGGCTGCCCGGCTAGACAGCGAAATGCTGCAAATTAGCCAAAACCTGACTACCCGCGTAAGCGAGTTGGCCGAACGGTACGAACAAACCCTATCGGCCATCGATACCGATATTGTGGATTTGGAAAAAAAGGTAAAAAAACATTTGGCTTTAATGGGATTTGAATTGTAA
- a CDS encoding nucleotidyl transferase AbiEii/AbiGii toxin family protein has product MEDKMTLHNDKKLFTDVLLATAEYFSILPNYIEKDYWITYSLQLMSQSNEADRLVFKGGTSLSKAYRLVDRFSEDIDIAVIDSSSFTGNQLKTLIKKVAKEMTVGLQEIPLDGFTSKGSHFYKAVYAYPNILGQTPKSAVSSGNLLVEINTFANPYPFEAKQVKSFITDFLERTNNQHLISQYLIDPFSINVLDKRRTMIEKLVSLIRFSFSENPTTAIASKIRHFYDIYYLFNDMECQEYLKSDNFNNDFAELFKHDQKTFKEPGGWQNKTIATSVLLTDFNSQWNKIKETYRNELSQLAFTAIPDEKDVASAFLDTINFLHNTK; this is encoded by the coding sequence ATAACGATAAAAAGCTATTTACAGATGTTCTGCTAGCTACCGCGGAATATTTTTCCATCTTACCAAACTACATCGAAAAAGATTATTGGATAACGTATTCATTGCAGTTAATGTCTCAAAGCAATGAAGCCGACAGGCTAGTGTTCAAAGGCGGTACTTCACTGTCAAAAGCATACCGCTTGGTGGACCGATTTTCTGAGGATATAGACATCGCCGTGATTGACTCCAGTTCCTTTACCGGCAATCAACTGAAAACATTGATAAAGAAAGTAGCCAAAGAAATGACTGTTGGATTGCAGGAAATACCACTAGACGGGTTCACCAGTAAGGGTTCTCACTTTTACAAAGCCGTTTATGCCTACCCCAATATATTGGGACAGACCCCAAAATCTGCAGTGAGTTCAGGAAACCTATTGGTTGAGATCAATACATTCGCCAATCCGTATCCTTTCGAAGCAAAGCAAGTTAAAAGCTTTATCACTGATTTTCTGGAGAGAACCAACAACCAACACTTGATTTCTCAATATCTAATTGATCCATTTTCGATTAACGTATTGGACAAGCGGCGGACGATGATTGAAAAACTCGTTTCATTAATCCGTTTTTCCTTTTCAGAAAATCCAACAACTGCAATAGCTTCTAAAATACGTCATTTCTATGATATATATTACTTATTCAACGACATGGAATGCCAAGAATATTTAAAGTCCGATAATTTCAACAACGATTTTGCAGAGCTATTTAAACACGATCAAAAAACATTTAAAGAACCGGGAGGATGGCAGAATAAAACAATAGCAACATCAGTTTTACTCACTGACTTCAACTCTCAGTGGAACAAAATTAAAGAAACATACCGCAACGAACTTTCTCAACTGGCATTTACAGCTATCCCTGATGAAAAAGATGTTGCAAGTGCATTTTTGGATACTATAAATTTTCTACACAACACAAAATAG